The Tamandua tetradactyla isolate mTamTet1 chromosome 5, mTamTet1.pri, whole genome shotgun sequence genome window below encodes:
- the LOC143682575 gene encoding olfactory receptor 2H2-like yields MVNQSSPVGFFLLGFSAHPGLEKVLFVVVLTSYLLTLVGNTLIILLSVLDPRLHSPMYFFLSNLSFLDLCFTTSCVPQMLFNLWGPKTISFLGCSVQLFIFMCLGTTECILLTVMAFDRYVAVCKPLHYATIIHPHLCWQLIAVAWLMGLVQSIIQTPPTLHLPFCPHRQINDFLCEVPSLIQLSCGDTTYNEIQMAVASIFILVVPLTLILVSYSAIARAVVRISSTKGRRKAFGTCSSHLIVVTLFYSSVIAVYLQPKNPYAQERGKFFGLFYAVGTPTLNPLIYTLRNKYVNRAFMRLLGKDGDTRKS; encoded by the coding sequence ATGGTCAACCAAAGCTCCCCAGTGGGCTTTTTCCTTCTGGGCTTTTCTGCACACCCAGGTCTAGAAAAGGTTCTCTTCGTGGTTGTCTTGACTTCCTACCTCCTGACCCTAGTAGGCAACACACTCATCATCCTGCTGTCCGTGCTGGACCCCAGGCTTCACTCTCCAATGTACTTTTTCCTCTCCAACCTCTCCTTCTTGGACCTCTGCTTCACCACAAGTTGTGTCCCCCAGATGCTGTTCAATCTCTGGGGGCCAAAGACCATCAGCTTCCTTGGCTGCTCTGTCCAGCTTTTCATCTTCATGTGTCTTGGGACCACGGAGTGCATCCTCCTGACAGTGATGGCCTTTGACCGCTATGTGGCTGTCTGCAAGCCCCTCCACTATGCCACCATCATCCACCCTCACCTCTGCTGGCAGCTAATAGCTGTGGCCTGGCTTATGGGTCTGGTCCAATCAATTATCCAGACACCACCCACTCTCCACCTGCCCTTCTGCCCCCACCGGCAAATAAATGACTTTCTATGTGAGGTCCCATCTCTAATTCAACTCTCCTGTGGGGACACCACCTACAATGAGATCCAGATGGCTGTGGCCAGTATCTTCATCTTGGTCGTGCCCCTCACCCTCATCCTTGTCTCCTACAGTGCCATTGCCCGAGCAGTGGTGAGGATTAGTTCTACAAAAGGGCGGAGGAAGGCCTTTGGGACCTGCTCCTCCCATCTCATCGTGGTCACTCTCTTCTACAGTTCAGTCATTGCTGTCTACCTCCAGCCCAAAAATCCCTATGCCCAAGAGAGGGGGAAGTTCTTTGGTCTCTTCTATGCAGTGGGCACTCCTACACTTAACCCTCTCATATACACCCTGAGGAACAAGTATGTAAATAGGGCGTTCATGAGGTTGCTGGGGAAGGATGGAGACACCAGGAAGAGTTGA